A portion of the Treponema rectale genome contains these proteins:
- a CDS encoding TatD family hydrolase, with product MFRPLFCDAHFHLIPSIEKQTELWTSGSSFYGVTCAHSPEEYFVQHDRVSLLKNEGFCIYEAFGIHPQNPVPEYADFLEKLLMQRKIAAVGECGFDFYDEYFKKNEILQKKCFELCTELALKYDVPVIIHDRKALNELFFYKKVLKRLPSCIFHGFGFSKNEASSLLSNGINAYFSFGKNLLRNSRRSIECLCSLERKRILLETDAPFMTLREQDFTPLSDIKKVYDAAAKYLSLEAAALEELILENFSEAYFLRTSTI from the coding sequence ATGTTTAGACCTTTATTTTGTGATGCACATTTTCATCTTATTCCTTCCATTGAGAAGCAGACTGAATTGTGGACTTCCGGTTCCTCTTTTTACGGTGTTACCTGCGCTCATAGCCCTGAAGAGTATTTTGTACAGCATGACAGGGTTTCTTTATTAAAAAATGAAGGTTTTTGCATTTATGAAGCTTTTGGCATTCATCCCCAGAATCCTGTTCCGGAATATGCAGACTTTCTGGAAAAACTGCTGATGCAGAGAAAAATAGCTGCTGTAGGTGAGTGCGGATTCGATTTTTACGATGAATACTTTAAGAAAAACGAAATCCTTCAGAAAAAATGTTTTGAACTGTGTACTGAACTTGCTTTAAAATATGATGTTCCGGTAATTATTCATGATAGAAAAGCTCTAAATGAACTGTTTTTCTATAAGAAGGTTTTAAAAAGACTTCCTTCCTGCATTTTTCACGGCTTTGGTTTTAGTAAGAATGAAGCTTCTTCCCTTCTTTCGAATGGGATAAACGCATATTTTTCATTTGGAAAGAACCTGCTGCGAAACAGCCGTCGCAGTATTGAATGTTTGTGTTCGCTGGAACGGAAAAGGATTCTGCTGGAAACTGATGCTCCCTTTATGACTTTAAGGGAACAGGATTTTACGCCGTTGAGTGATATAAAAAAGGTATATGACGCTGCGGCTAAATATCTTTCTCTCGAAGCTGCAGCCCTGGAAGAACTTATACTGGAAAATTTCTCTGAGGCTTATTTTCTGAGGACGTCAACAATATGA
- a CDS encoding class I SAM-dependent rRNA methyltransferase — MNDVTRVFLNPKEDLEISQGFPWVYDNEINSVKFYDKNSKSVKTSSLKDCLVKDGDVVEVYAAAGGFLGTGVINRTSKITVRMIGSEHADRILENPAAYWKNVVLNALNIRRVNFSETDSYRLIFGEADFIPGFIVERFYSDGKVYLVVQFLALACEVFRKELLDALEETVKPYAVYERSDASIREKEGLEERAGWIGRTGSEVIKIEENGIFLEVDIARGQKTGYFLDQKFNRREAARYCKGKKVLDTFTHTGAFGLNAYKAGAREVISVDISQEAVDMVNRNITINGAQEKMKAVCADVFDLLKKYEADGEKFDVIILDPPAFTKSAKLIQKAYGGYKEINLRAMRLLNEGGILITCSCSHYFDENNFYSMVMHAAKDSHKKVQILQKRGAAPDHPVLSGYPKSEYLKCAICRVL; from the coding sequence ATGAACGATGTAACTCGTGTTTTTTTAAATCCAAAAGAGGATCTGGAAATTTCTCAGGGGTTTCCCTGGGTATATGATAATGAAATAAATTCTGTAAAATTTTATGATAAGAATTCGAAATCAGTAAAAACATCTTCCCTGAAGGATTGTTTGGTAAAGGACGGAGATGTAGTGGAAGTTTATGCTGCTGCCGGAGGGTTTCTTGGTACCGGTGTGATCAACCGTACATCAAAGATAACTGTAAGGATGATAGGCAGTGAACACGCCGACAGAATTTTAGAAAATCCGGCTGCCTACTGGAAAAATGTCGTTTTGAATGCCCTTAATATTCGCCGCGTTAATTTTTCTGAAACTGACAGCTATCGCCTCATTTTTGGAGAAGCTGATTTTATTCCGGGATTTATAGTTGAAAGGTTTTATTCTGATGGAAAGGTTTATCTTGTAGTTCAGTTCCTTGCCCTTGCCTGTGAAGTCTTTAGAAAAGAACTGCTTGATGCCCTGGAAGAGACTGTAAAGCCCTATGCGGTTTATGAGCGCAGTGATGCCTCAATCAGGGAAAAAGAAGGCCTTGAAGAGCGTGCCGGATGGATTGGCAGGACCGGAAGTGAAGTAATAAAAATCGAGGAAAATGGAATTTTTCTTGAAGTTGATATTGCCAGAGGCCAGAAGACCGGGTATTTTCTTGATCAGAAATTCAATAGAAGAGAAGCTGCCCGTTACTGTAAAGGAAAAAAGGTTCTGGATACTTTTACCCATACAGGAGCTTTCGGATTAAATGCATATAAAGCCGGAGCAAGGGAAGTAATCAGCGTTGATATTTCTCAGGAAGCTGTTGATATGGTTAATCGAAATATAACCATTAACGGCGCTCAGGAAAAGATGAAAGCAGTTTGTGCTGATGTATTTGATCTGTTGAAAAAATATGAAGCAGATGGAGAAAAATTCGATGTAATAATTCTTGATCCTCCTGCATTTACAAAAAGTGCAAAACTCATTCAGAAAGCATATGGCGGCTATAAAGAAATAAATCTTCGTGCCATGAGGCTTTTAAATGAAGGTGGAATCCTTATTACCTGTTCATGTTCTCATTATTTTGATGAGAATAATTTTTATTCAATGGTCATGCATGCAGCAAAGGACAGTCATAAGAAGGTTCAGATTCTGCAGAAACGGGGAGCAGCTCCTGATCATCCTGTTCTTTCCGGTTATCCAAAAAGTGAATATTTAAAATGTGCAATATGCAGAGTCCTGTAA
- a CDS encoding Hpt domain-containing protein, whose translation MEILDIEAALEFTGGEPEFFIELAEAFINDIPPEAEKLQQLEAEDLSKAASYVHYYKGAARQLAAQKLSHTGQKLEDVLRKKTEGDISKLNSEFLECHKEAVEALKKAVEALSKGH comes from the coding sequence ATGGAAATACTTGATATAGAAGCCGCACTTGAATTTACAGGCGGTGAACCGGAATTTTTCATTGAACTGGCAGAAGCCTTCATTAACGATATTCCCCCTGAAGCTGAAAAACTGCAGCAACTGGAAGCCGAAGATTTATCCAAAGCCGCATCTTATGTCCATTATTACAAAGGTGCTGCCAGACAGCTGGCCGCTCAGAAGCTGAGTCACACAGGTCAGAAACTGGAAGATGTACTCAGAAAAAAAACAGAGGGCGACATATCAAAACTGAATTCAGAATTTCTTGAATGCCATAAAGAAGCTGTGGAAGCATTAAAAAAAGCAGTTGAAGCACTCAGTAAAGGACATTAA
- a CDS encoding sigma-54-dependent Fis family transcriptional regulator: MSDLEVNFIDRLKTLIYANTRISASYESPRKLLSVILESVKTVLSCEAASVLTVNQEDGSLTFDDVLGPKGAEVKKIHVEKESIAGWVAEHMEPQIVNSAIDDERFNPYVQNSTNYITRNMMAYPVVVNGRSVAVIEVLNKSDNQDFTQEDLDVLELIGMQASVAYRNLSDYRGKMDQIDQMQHSFKNGTEYHSFVAKSPAVLDILKVLDSVAKMNSSVLIVGESGVGKELFAEQVHLRSDRKDMPFVRVNCGALSPTLLESELFGHVKGAFTDAVSNHMGRFEAADGGTIFLDEIGELPLDLQVKLLRVLQERKFERVGSSETISVNVRVIAATNRNLEEMVENGSFRSDLYFRLNVVPINVPPLRDRKEDLEVLSQHFLEKFRMEAGKDFKGFSEAAMEAINSYYWPGNIRELENAVERACILGTPPYIEPSDLHLPTGLDRHETQESSCGTSVLFDSGLELKDAVNEFKKEYITKVLIKSNWNQTEAARRLGIQRTYVSRLLNELDIKRV, from the coding sequence ATGAGTGATTTAGAAGTAAATTTTATTGACAGATTAAAGACACTCATTTACGCAAATACCAGAATATCAGCTTCATATGAAAGTCCGAGGAAACTCCTTAGCGTAATCCTTGAGTCTGTAAAGACCGTGCTTTCGTGTGAAGCTGCTTCTGTTTTAACCGTAAACCAGGAAGATGGAAGTCTTACTTTTGATGATGTTCTTGGTCCTAAAGGTGCAGAAGTAAAAAAAATTCATGTCGAAAAAGAAAGCATTGCCGGCTGGGTTGCAGAACATATGGAACCTCAGATTGTAAACAGTGCTATCGATGATGAACGTTTTAATCCTTACGTTCAGAATTCCACAAATTACATAACTAGAAATATGATGGCTTATCCTGTCGTTGTAAACGGACGGAGTGTTGCCGTCATAGAGGTTCTAAATAAATCAGATAACCAGGATTTTACACAGGAAGATCTGGATGTTCTTGAGCTTATAGGAATGCAGGCTTCTGTTGCATATAGAAATCTTTCTGACTATCGTGGAAAGATGGATCAGATTGATCAGATGCAGCATTCATTTAAGAATGGTACGGAGTATCATTCTTTTGTTGCCAAAAGTCCTGCCGTTCTTGACATACTTAAGGTTCTTGATTCTGTTGCAAAAATGAATTCTTCCGTTCTTATTGTTGGTGAAAGTGGAGTTGGAAAGGAACTTTTTGCAGAGCAGGTTCACCTTCGCAGTGACCGTAAGGATATGCCTTTTGTTCGTGTAAACTGTGGAGCTCTTTCTCCGACACTTCTGGAGAGTGAACTCTTTGGTCATGTAAAAGGTGCTTTTACGGATGCCGTAAGCAATCATATGGGACGTTTTGAAGCTGCAGACGGTGGAACTATATTTCTTGATGAAATTGGTGAACTTCCCCTGGATCTTCAGGTAAAGCTTCTTCGCGTACTTCAGGAGAGAAAGTTTGAGCGGGTAGGTTCCAGTGAGACAATCAGCGTCAATGTAAGGGTTATTGCTGCAACAAACCGTAATCTTGAAGAAATGGTGGAAAACGGTTCATTTAGAAGTGATTTGTATTTCCGTCTGAATGTAGTTCCTATTAACGTTCCTCCGCTGCGTGACAGAAAAGAGGATTTAGAGGTTTTAAGCCAGCACTTTCTTGAAAAATTCAGGATGGAAGCCGGAAAGGATTTTAAGGGCTTTTCAGAAGCAGCTATGGAGGCTATAAATTCATATTACTGGCCGGGTAATATCCGCGAACTGGAAAATGCTGTAGAAAGGGCCTGCATTTTAGGAACGCCTCCGTATATTGAACCTTCTGACCTTCATCTTCCAACAGGTCTGGACAGGCATGAGACTCAGGAAAGTTCATGTGGAACTTCAGTTCTTTTTGATTCCGGACTTGAATTAAAAGATGCCGTAAATGAATTTAAGAAAGAATATATAACCAAAGTTTTAATAAAATCCAACTGGAATCAGACGGAAGCAGCCAGAAGGCTTGGAATTCAGAGAACATATGTTTCCCGTCTTCTGAATGAGCTTGATATAAAGCGTGTCTGA
- the miaA gene encoding tRNA (adenosine(37)-N6)-dimethylallyltransferase MiaA: protein MQSPVNCVVLLGPTAVGKTSLAVSLADYFDWDIISADCRQVYKGLDLGSGKDLDEYVVEKKNPDGSITKKSIQYHLIDVTTLDTEYNVFNFQSDFYELFRDINSKNKIAFVCGGTGMYVDSIIRGYDFVPVEENKELRKELSEKSLEELDSILLKLKPNLHNKSDLLIRERVVRAIEIETFMKSPECEELRKKLPKRPELNVLVIGTTLERPVLRNNILIRLNERIRNGMIDEVKRLHDEGYSWERLDKLGLEYRYISDYLQKKIPTEEQMTSSLYHAICQFAKRQETWFRGMEKKGVTIHWLPEVTDKETRFSNALEILKNSGIQKS, encoded by the coding sequence ATGCAGAGTCCTGTAAATTGTGTTGTCCTTTTAGGACCGACTGCCGTAGGAAAAACTTCTCTTGCTGTTTCTTTAGCAGATTATTTTGACTGGGATATTATATCTGCTGACTGCCGGCAGGTTTATAAAGGACTGGATCTTGGAAGCGGAAAAGACCTTGATGAATATGTTGTTGAGAAAAAGAATCCTGACGGAAGTATAACAAAAAAAAGTATTCAGTATCACCTGATAGACGTAACTACTTTGGATACTGAGTATAATGTGTTTAATTTTCAGAGTGATTTTTATGAGCTTTTCAGAGACATTAATTCCAAAAATAAAATTGCTTTTGTTTGTGGCGGAACAGGAATGTATGTTGATTCCATAATACGGGGATATGATTTTGTACCTGTAGAGGAAAATAAAGAGCTTCGAAAGGAACTTTCTGAAAAGTCTCTGGAAGAACTTGATTCTATTTTGCTTAAATTAAAACCAAACCTTCATAATAAAAGTGATCTTCTGATAAGGGAGAGGGTTGTAAGGGCCATAGAGATAGAAACCTTCATGAAAAGCCCTGAATGTGAAGAATTAAGAAAAAAACTTCCGAAGAGACCGGAGTTAAATGTGCTGGTAATCGGTACGACACTGGAACGTCCGGTTTTACGAAATAATATTCTTATCCGCTTAAATGAACGCATCCGTAACGGTATGATTGATGAAGTTAAAAGACTTCATGATGAAGGATACAGTTGGGAACGGCTGGATAAACTTGGGCTGGAATACCGTTATATAAGTGACTATCTTCAGAAAAAAATTCCTACAGAAGAACAGATGACATCTTCTCTGTATCATGCAATCTGCCAGTTTGCCAAAAGACAGGAAACATGGTTCCGTGGAATGGAAAAAAAAGGCGTTACTATACACTGGCTTCCTGAAGTTACTGATAAAGAAACTCGGTTCAGTAACGCACTGGAAATACTTAAAAACTCAGGGATTCAAAAATCCTAG
- a CDS encoding tetratricopeptide repeat protein — protein sequence MSETVLTLKKSNKENTGDSAQKVESFISKYRKIILVSFAAVVVAAVAVCTVVLLRNKEKNDALAAIYSVETSYIEDVAAVESKYTVKEEASEDEGEPAVKELTEEEKAAKSDELAAAAAKAIEALGSYVSESGVVGVRANLLAAEIHYAAKDYLSAQDCYLAAAEKDVKAYTYPACYSNAGSCALELGKYADAASYFEKASSVKGYILASHDMFRFAMAKELSEDYSGAVKVYQEVVDKYDDEWANLAQSSIIRLSVNGKN from the coding sequence ATGTCTGAAACAGTTCTTACTCTTAAGAAGTCAAACAAAGAAAATACAGGGGATTCTGCTCAGAAGGTAGAGTCATTCATTTCAAAATACCGCAAGATTATACTTGTTTCCTTTGCGGCTGTAGTTGTTGCTGCCGTAGCTGTATGTACAGTTGTTCTGTTAAGGAATAAGGAAAAGAATGATGCCCTTGCAGCAATTTATTCTGTAGAAACATCTTATATCGAGGATGTTGCTGCTGTTGAATCAAAATATACAGTTAAGGAAGAAGCTTCAGAGGATGAAGGAGAACCGGCTGTAAAAGAACTTACAGAAGAAGAGAAAGCTGCAAAAAGTGATGAACTTGCTGCTGCCGCTGCAAAAGCTATCGAGGCACTTGGTTCATATGTATCTGAATCTGGTGTAGTAGGCGTACGCGCAAATCTTCTTGCTGCAGAAATTCATTATGCTGCTAAGGATTATCTTAGTGCTCAGGACTGTTATCTTGCTGCTGCAGAAAAAGACGTTAAGGCATATACATATCCTGCCTGCTATTCAAATGCCGGATCCTGCGCCCTTGAACTTGGAAAATATGCAGATGCTGCTTCTTATTTTGAAAAAGCTTCATCTGTGAAGGGATATATTCTTGCATCTCATGATATGTTCCGCTTTGCAATGGCTAAGGAACTTTCAGAAGATTATTCAGGTGCAGTGAAAGTTTATCAGGAAGTTGTTGATAAGTATGATGATGAATGGGCAAATCTTGCACAGTCAAGCATTATCAGGCTTTCTGTAAACGGAAAGAATTAA
- the lepB gene encoding signal peptidase I, whose product MEKLRRLIVINLFLSTFFTLLCIPFHFDVSVAALPVSAAFTFLLYEFSFKKLFKESSPSVIGMVRRFFQYEPFVFITSFVLLRAGNFDVYLALDIISAVVWTVLTVFSFVILFYLSEKRVWKLSENWKLYHESHPSVKPQGAARIGIEILEWVDALIQAVFTIVLINIFLFQLYEIPSESMVPEFLVKDRVVVFKTLAGPKFPLSRAGLPYIESYDRGDIVVFRNPHYSNDRKSEVKTFMSQFVYMCTLTLVNINTDDRGEIKADPLVKRVTGLPGEQIMLVDGELYARKDGTRFSAVGDSSYACWNAAADRKLYDLNKSILKIEKLPMSGITREDIFDKKRITLSDALQIENSLVEMTEEVERLRRNLDLESAKLECMSLSAEFSRYASGGNVKGDVSSVIDSSALLMNNFFDNSFLSSLVIKLRQVDGGKEWFDAYMNSWHKNFTNLNEYRELDDNGELILEGPALAGSNLYTDSLLRLDVMMKLTTGRIMLARLNGNVSVLTENISVLEKLCNYILFMDQRNMGLFPANNGSERKYIPEDCYFMMGDNRYNSLDMRHSYEHTEKPLSEFDEYSIRYMSNLEPQYVHRSRILGKASFRFWPINRIGFPGSSLRK is encoded by the coding sequence ATGGAAAAGTTAAGACGTCTGATTGTAATCAATCTTTTTTTGAGCACTTTTTTTACATTACTTTGCATACCTTTTCATTTTGATGTGTCGGTTGCAGCGCTTCCTGTTTCTGCTGCATTTACTTTTCTGCTGTATGAGTTTTCTTTTAAGAAGCTTTTTAAGGAATCTTCTCCATCTGTCATCGGAATGGTGAGGAGATTCTTTCAGTATGAGCCTTTTGTATTTATAACGTCATTTGTACTTCTCAGGGCCGGTAATTTTGATGTTTATCTTGCTTTAGATATAATTTCGGCTGTTGTATGGACTGTACTTACAGTCTTTTCTTTTGTAATTCTTTTTTATCTTTCAGAAAAAAGGGTATGGAAGCTTTCTGAAAACTGGAAGCTTTATCATGAGAGTCATCCGTCTGTAAAACCCCAGGGGGCTGCCCGCATAGGCATAGAAATTCTTGAATGGGTTGATGCCCTCATTCAGGCAGTATTTACTATCGTCCTTATAAATATTTTTCTATTCCAGCTTTATGAGATTCCTTCAGAAAGTATGGTTCCGGAATTTCTCGTAAAAGACAGGGTCGTAGTATTTAAAACTCTTGCCGGTCCTAAGTTTCCCTTAAGCCGTGCCGGACTGCCGTATATCGAAAGCTATGACAGGGGTGACATTGTTGTATTCCGCAATCCTCATTATTCAAATGACAGAAAAAGTGAAGTAAAGACATTCATGAGTCAGTTTGTTTACATGTGTACGCTGACTCTGGTGAATATAAATACTGATGACAGGGGTGAAATAAAGGCTGATCCTCTTGTAAAACGCGTAACAGGTCTTCCCGGTGAGCAGATTATGCTTGTTGACGGGGAACTTTATGCAAGAAAGGACGGAACCCGTTTCAGTGCAGTAGGTGATTCTTCTTACGCCTGCTGGAATGCTGCTGCTGACAGAAAACTTTATGATTTGAATAAATCCATTCTGAAAATAGAAAAGCTTCCAATGTCTGGAATTACAAGAGAAGATATTTTTGATAAGAAGCGTATAACGCTGTCTGATGCTCTTCAAATTGAAAATTCCCTGGTGGAAATGACGGAAGAGGTAGAACGGCTCAGACGGAATCTTGATCTTGAAAGTGCAAAATTGGAATGCATGAGTCTTTCTGCTGAATTTTCAAGGTATGCGTCAGGTGGAAATGTAAAAGGAGATGTTTCATCTGTTATTGATTCATCAGCACTTTTAATGAATAATTTTTTCGATAATTCTTTTTTGTCATCCCTGGTCATAAAACTCAGACAGGTTGACGGCGGAAAAGAATGGTTTGATGCCTATATGAACAGCTGGCATAAGAATTTTACAAATCTTAATGAGTATAGGGAACTTGATGATAACGGTGAGCTTATTCTGGAAGGTCCTGCTCTTGCAGGAAGCAATCTGTATACGGATTCACTTTTGAGGCTTGACGTTATGATGAAACTTACAACAGGCCGTATAATGCTTGCCCGACTTAATGGAAATGTTTCTGTTTTAACAGAGAATATTAGCGTTCTTGAAAAACTTTGCAATTACATACTTTTTATGGATCAGAGAAATATGGGACTGTTCCCTGCAAATAATGGTTCGGAAAGAAAGTACATACCGGAAGACTGTTATTTTATGATGGGAGACAACAGGTATAATTCTTTAGACATGAGGCATAGTTACGAACATACGGAAAAGCCTCTGTCAGAATTTGATGAATATTCTATCCGTTATATGTCTAACCTGGAACCTCAGTATGTTCATCGCAGCAGGATTCTTGGAAAAGCCAGTTTCCGCTTCTGGCCTATAAATAGAATAGGCTTTCCTGGCAGTTCATTGAGAAAATAA
- a CDS encoding class I SAM-dependent methyltransferase — MTELEKYYNKFNEDHRLTTRHGTVEFEVALYRITKHLEMLNQEKNSIKIADIGAGTGRYSIALSRMGYDVTAVELVKNNLNKLLNRHEKVKCWQGDARNLSFLDSEKFDVTILFGPLYHLHGKEKLKALNEAKRITKKGGLIFTAHLLNEYAVITYGFIQGNIQKCLENGSISKEFICRDEENELYSYTSLEDIKQLDSDAGLIQTEIFSPDGPSDYIRRELNAMDEETFRLFIEYQKKNCLRPELLGASSHIVDVLRK, encoded by the coding sequence ATGACGGAACTTGAAAAATACTACAATAAATTTAATGAAGACCACCGTCTCACAACCCGTCATGGAACGGTAGAATTTGAAGTTGCCCTTTACAGAATTACAAAACACCTTGAAATGCTTAATCAGGAAAAAAACAGTATAAAGATTGCAGATATAGGAGCAGGAACAGGAAGGTACAGCATCGCATTAAGCAGAATGGGCTATGACGTTACGGCTGTAGAACTCGTAAAAAACAACCTGAACAAACTCCTTAACAGGCATGAAAAAGTAAAATGCTGGCAGGGAGATGCAAGAAACCTCTCGTTTCTGGACAGTGAAAAATTTGACGTAACTATACTTTTCGGTCCGCTGTATCATCTTCACGGAAAGGAAAAACTAAAAGCACTGAACGAGGCCAAAAGAATTACAAAAAAAGGCGGGCTCATTTTTACTGCACACCTGCTCAATGAATATGCAGTAATTACCTATGGATTCATTCAGGGGAACATACAGAAATGCCTGGAAAACGGTTCCATATCAAAAGAATTTATCTGCAGGGATGAAGAAAACGAACTGTACAGCTACACTTCACTGGAAGACATAAAACAGCTTGATTCCGATGCCGGTCTTATTCAGACAGAAATATTCTCTCCGGACGGACCTTCAGATTACATAAGGCGGGAATTAAATGCTATGGATGAAGAAACCTTCAGGCTGTTCATCGAATACCAGAAAAAGAACTGCCTGAGACCAGAACTTTTAGGAGCGTCCTCTCATATTGTTGACGTCCTCAGAAAATAA